The Actinomycetota bacterium genome has a window encoding:
- a CDS encoding TVP38/TMEM64 family protein: MSSPRFRFALLVVLLAGGGAAVLLIGGPSREGVQRFVESAGMAAPLVYVVLYAGLTVLLVPGAVLTIAGGVLFGTAAGTALAVVGASLGAAAAFAVGRRLGRDQVERMAGKRLGRLDRWLERRGFLAVLYLRLFPVVPFNALNYLAGVTGLRTRDYLLATMVGIVPGAFAYAALGGSFDDPTAPEFIAAVSLLIVLVIGGPFFNRYLRRRGAGPPEVPDEGQTESTGPDGTEERAAGTR; this comes from the coding sequence GTGTCGTCCCCTCGCTTCCGCTTCGCGCTGCTGGTCGTGCTGCTCGCGGGCGGCGGCGCGGCGGTGCTGCTGATCGGCGGGCCCAGCCGCGAGGGGGTGCAGCGGTTCGTGGAGTCGGCGGGTATGGCGGCACCGCTGGTCTACGTCGTGCTCTACGCCGGTCTCACCGTGCTGCTGGTGCCGGGCGCGGTCCTGACGATCGCGGGGGGTGTGCTGTTCGGGACGGCGGCGGGGACGGCGCTCGCGGTGGTCGGGGCGTCGCTCGGCGCCGCCGCCGCCTTCGCGGTGGGCCGACGCCTCGGTCGGGACCAGGTGGAGCGGATGGCGGGCAAGCGCCTCGGGCGGCTGGACCGGTGGCTGGAGCGCCGAGGGTTCCTCGCGGTCCTCTACCTGCGGCTCTTCCCGGTCGTCCCCTTCAACGCGCTGAACTATCTGGCCGGTGTCACGGGTTTGCGGACGCGTGACTACCTCCTGGCGACCATGGTCGGCATCGTCCCGGGGGCGTTCGCCTACGCCGCCCTGGGTGGGTCGTTCGACGACCCCACCGCCCCCGAGTTCATCGCCGCCGTCAGCCTGCTCATCGTCCTCGTGATTGGCGGGCCGTTCTTCAACCGTTACCTCCGCCGGCGCGGCGCGGGCCCCCCGGAGGTCCCCGACGAGGGCCAAACGGAGAGCACCGGTCCAGACGGGACTGAAGAGAGAGCGGCAGGCACGCGATGA
- a CDS encoding ABC transporter substrate-binding protein, producing the protein MTATARGIPLVLTAVLVTACGGGEQTTGALEASPTSPATAAGDWEATLREAERQRVRWWLFGGDERVNRYIDEHVVPAAEGLGVALDRVPVDDTADAVQRVVAEKRAGREEGGSVDLIWINGENFAQGKEANLWLEDWARDLPNAEFVDWDDPTINTDFGVPVDGEESPWSRAVFVFAHDQQRTPRPPGSYEELLEYARANPGRVTYPAPPDFTGSAFVRQAIQALGDDEAFRLLQELKPLQWREGEAFPSNEAELNRLFGDGQADFAMSYDPAFVETAVANGTFPDSARPFVFETGALRNTSYVTIPYNAGRRAGALVVADLLLRPDLQALKADPDVLGIPTVLDVSRLPEEQRSRFAQRTQSPYLLSREEFGEGLREFPAQRVPEIEDRWEEVVLR; encoded by the coding sequence TTGACCGCGACTGCACGTGGGATTCCGCTGGTCCTCACCGCTGTTCTCGTCACCGCCTGCGGGGGCGGTGAACAGACGACCGGGGCGCTCGAGGCCAGTCCCACGTCCCCCGCGACGGCTGCTGGCGACTGGGAAGCCACCCTGCGGGAAGCGGAGAGACAGCGCGTCCGGTGGTGGCTGTTCGGTGGGGACGAGCGGGTGAACCGCTACATCGACGAGCACGTGGTGCCCGCCGCCGAGGGACTGGGCGTCGCGCTCGATCGCGTGCCCGTCGACGACACCGCCGACGCAGTGCAGCGGGTGGTGGCCGAGAAGCGCGCCGGCAGGGAAGAGGGTGGCAGTGTCGACCTCATCTGGATCAACGGGGAGAACTTCGCGCAGGGCAAGGAGGCCAACCTGTGGCTCGAGGACTGGGCACGCGACCTGCCCAACGCCGAGTTCGTCGACTGGGACGACCCCACGATCAACACCGACTTCGGCGTTCCGGTCGACGGCGAGGAGTCGCCGTGGAGTCGCGCGGTGTTCGTCTTCGCCCACGACCAGCAGCGGACGCCGAGGCCGCCCGGCAGCTACGAAGAACTGCTCGAGTACGCCCGAGCGAACCCTGGCCGCGTCACGTACCCCGCCCCGCCCGACTTCACGGGGTCGGCGTTCGTCCGTCAGGCCATCCAGGCTCTCGGCGACGACGAGGCCTTCCGCCTCCTGCAGGAGCTCAAGCCGCTGCAGTGGCGCGAGGGGGAGGCCTTCCCCTCCAACGAGGCGGAGCTCAACCGCCTGTTCGGGGACGGGCAGGCCGACTTCGCCATGAGCTACGACCCGGCGTTCGTGGAGACGGCGGTGGCCAACGGGACCTTCCCCGACAGCGCGCGACCGTTCGTCTTCGAGACGGGGGCCCTGCGCAACACCAGCTACGTGACGATCCCCTACAACGCAGGGCGCCGGGCGGGTGCGCTGGTCGTGGCGGACCTGCTGCTGCGCCCCGACCTCCAGGCCCTCAAGGCGGATCCGGACGTCCTCGGCATCCCCACCGTGCTCGACGTCTCGCGCCTCCCCGAGGAGCAGCGGTCGCGCTTCGCGCAGCGGACCCAAAGCCCCTACCTGTTGTCCAGAGAGGAGTTCGGCGAGGGACTGCGTGAGTTCCCCGCCCAGCGCGTG